From Candidatus Binataceae bacterium, one genomic window encodes:
- a CDS encoding nuclear transport factor 2 family protein codes for MEKTTAIRPPFTRETALAKVRAAQDAWNTRDPEIVARGYSEDSDWRNRTEFMKGHAAIKEFLRRKWDQELDYRLMKELWCFNDNRISVRFEYEWHDASGQWYRTHGNEHWEFDEQGLNRRRDMSANDYPIKESDRRYR; via the coding sequence ATGGAGAAGACCACAGCGATTCGTCCACCGTTCACGCGCGAGACCGCGCTCGCCAAGGTCAGAGCCGCCCAGGATGCGTGGAACACGCGCGATCCCGAGATCGTCGCGCGCGGCTACTCTGAAGACTCCGACTGGCGCAATCGCACCGAGTTCATGAAGGGCCACGCCGCGATCAAGGAGTTCCTGCGGCGCAAATGGGACCAGGAGCTCGACTACCGGTTGATGAAAGAGCTGTGGTGCTTTAACGATAACCGCATCTCGGTGCGCTTCGAGTACGAATGGCATGACGCATCCGGTCAATGGTACCGCACCCACGGCAACGAGCACTGGGAATTCGACGAACAAGGCCTCAATCGGCGCCGCGACATGAGCGCCAACGACTATCCGATCAAGGAATCCGATCGCCGCTACCGATGA
- a CDS encoding glycogen/starch/alpha-glucan phosphorylase: MAVPPVADSNLNLFRNLIEHHVRFTLAKRRMQLTRHDWYRATALVVRDMLVEKMLTTRRRFDRSNAKKLYYLSLEFLIGRSLENNLFNLGIIDTCRDFLADNGVDMRTLFDEEPDAALGNGGLGRLAACFLDSLATLDMPGYGYGINYEFGLFKQEIRDGYQVERPDSWQRERSPWLVARSEEVVRIPVYGRIEHRIDRRGEYTPTWVDHRTLVGVPSDLPIAGFGGHTVNYVRLYSAGASDEFDMQIFNAGDYMKAVEQKMVSETVSRVLYPSDAVQAGRELRLLQEYFFVACAVRDIVRTYLERGEEDFGDFPSKVAIQLNDTHPTLAIAELMRLLVDEYDLKWEVAWKVTQQTVAYTNHTLMPEALERWPLGLLERVVPRHLQIIYEINRRFLSRVTELYPDDHELPRRVAIVEEGYEGQVRMAHLAIVGSHSVNGVSALHSELVKNRLVPDFYKLWPERFSNKTNGVTQRRWLLMANPPLANLLDATIGPGWTTDFEQVRNIENLAEQPEFQARMAALKRANKERLARIVNRISVVDIDPAALFDVQAKRIHEYKRQLLMALGIIHEYLKLVDDGIEPAVPRAYLIAGKAAPGYWAAKMIIKLINSLGEIINADPRTRGMIKVAFLPDYRVSLAERIMPAADVSEQISTAGFEASGTGNMKFAMNGALTIGTLDGANIEIREAVGAENFFLFGLTAEEIAEMRRAGSYKPHSYYESDPRLKRVLDELASDRFCPKEPGLFRWIRDLLLDRDEYFLLGDFGPYVDTQSEISKLYVQEEVWIKKAILNIARVGRFSSDRTVAEYAQEIWALTPS; the protein is encoded by the coding sequence ATGGCTGTTCCCCCGGTTGCGGATTCAAACCTGAACCTCTTCAGGAATCTGATCGAGCATCACGTCCGATTCACGCTCGCCAAGCGGCGGATGCAGCTCACCCGCCACGACTGGTATCGCGCGACGGCACTCGTCGTCCGCGACATGCTGGTCGAGAAAATGCTCACCACGCGGCGGCGCTTCGATCGCAGCAACGCCAAGAAGCTCTATTACCTCTCGCTCGAGTTCCTGATCGGGCGCTCGCTCGAGAACAATCTTTTCAATCTCGGCATTATCGACACTTGCCGCGACTTTCTCGCCGACAACGGCGTCGATATGCGCACGCTGTTCGACGAAGAGCCCGACGCCGCGCTCGGCAACGGCGGCCTCGGCCGCCTCGCCGCCTGCTTCCTCGATTCGCTCGCCACGCTCGACATGCCGGGCTACGGCTACGGCATCAACTACGAGTTCGGTCTCTTCAAGCAGGAGATTCGCGACGGCTACCAGGTCGAGCGTCCCGATTCGTGGCAGCGCGAGCGCTCGCCGTGGCTGGTCGCGCGCTCCGAGGAAGTGGTCCGCATTCCGGTCTACGGCCGCATCGAGCATCGCATCGATCGCCGCGGCGAATACACGCCGACCTGGGTCGATCACCGCACTCTCGTCGGTGTGCCGTCCGATCTGCCGATTGCAGGCTTCGGCGGCCATACCGTCAACTACGTGCGGCTCTATTCCGCGGGCGCATCGGACGAGTTCGACATGCAGATCTTCAACGCCGGCGACTATATGAAAGCCGTCGAGCAGAAGATGGTCTCGGAAACCGTGTCGCGCGTGCTCTATCCGTCCGACGCGGTGCAGGCCGGCCGCGAGCTGCGCCTGTTGCAGGAATACTTCTTCGTCGCCTGCGCGGTGCGCGATATCGTGCGCACCTACCTCGAGCGCGGCGAGGAAGACTTTGGCGATTTTCCATCGAAAGTGGCTATTCAGCTCAACGATACTCATCCGACACTGGCTATTGCCGAGCTGATGCGCCTGCTGGTCGATGAGTACGATCTCAAGTGGGAAGTGGCGTGGAAGGTGACGCAGCAGACCGTCGCCTACACCAATCACACCCTGATGCCCGAGGCGCTGGAGCGCTGGCCGCTCGGACTCCTCGAGCGCGTCGTCCCGCGCCATCTGCAGATCATTTATGAGATCAACCGCCGCTTCCTGAGCCGTGTGACCGAGCTTTATCCCGACGATCACGAATTGCCGCGCCGGGTCGCGATCGTCGAGGAAGGTTACGAAGGCCAGGTGCGGATGGCTCATCTCGCGATCGTCGGCAGCCATTCGGTAAACGGCGTGTCAGCGCTGCACTCGGAGCTGGTGAAGAATCGGCTCGTGCCCGATTTCTACAAGCTCTGGCCCGAGAGGTTCAGCAACAAGACCAACGGCGTCACGCAGCGGCGATGGCTGCTGATGGCGAATCCGCCGCTGGCCAATCTGCTCGATGCGACGATCGGTCCCGGATGGACGACGGACTTCGAGCAGGTGCGCAACATCGAGAACCTCGCCGAGCAGCCCGAGTTCCAGGCACGGATGGCGGCGCTCAAGCGTGCCAACAAGGAACGCCTCGCGCGAATAGTCAATCGCATCTCGGTGGTGGATATCGATCCGGCCGCGCTCTTCGACGTGCAGGCCAAGCGCATCCACGAGTACAAGCGGCAGTTGCTGATGGCGCTTGGGATCATCCACGAGTATTTGAAGCTCGTCGATGACGGAATCGAGCCGGCGGTTCCGCGTGCCTACCTGATCGCGGGCAAGGCCGCGCCGGGCTACTGGGCGGCGAAAATGATCATCAAGCTGATCAACAGCCTCGGCGAGATTATCAATGCGGACCCGCGCACGCGCGGAATGATCAAAGTGGCATTCCTTCCCGATTACCGCGTGTCGCTGGCCGAGCGAATCATGCCCGCCGCGGACGTGTCGGAGCAGATCTCAACCGCGGGCTTCGAGGCTTCGGGCACCGGCAACATGAAATTCGCGATGAACGGCGCACTGACTATTGGCACCCTCGACGGCGCCAATATCGAGATTCGCGAGGCGGTCGGCGCTGAGAATTTCTTCCTGTTCGGGCTGACCGCTGAGGAGATCGCGGAGATGCGCCGCGCCGGCAGCTACAAGCCGCATAGCTACTACGAATCCGATCCGCGGCTTAAGCGCGTGCTCGACGAGCTCGCGTCGGATCGCTTCTGCCCCAAGGAGCCGGGCCTTTTCCGATGGATTCGCGACCTGCTGCTCGATCGCGACGAGTATTTTCTCCTGGGCGACTTCGGCCCGTACGTCGATACTCAGTCCGAAATATCCAAATTATATGTCCAGGAAGAAGTCTGGATAAAGAAAGCGATTCTGAATATCGCCCGCGTCGGCCGCTTCTCAAGCGACCGCACCGTCGCCGAATACGCCCAGGAAATCTGGGCCCTCACCCCTTCGTGA
- a CDS encoding TetR/AcrR family transcriptional regulator: MASRQPKSESARESAKPPVGVRGYRVRNVAKAAERRREILVGAARAFAHASFDATNMDQIAHECGLAKGHIYHYFRSKEEIFTEIRVDAVGRLLDQLNAIVRSGETDPAVLLRKATASIVGRIYEERDRYEPLVPDPVSLSAANRKRIRSIGRRYEHMFTNILRMGIEKGVFIAGDAKLMSFVILRGAFTVANWYRENGKWKPQWIVEEVTEQLVRSVLKQR, from the coding sequence ATGGCCTCGCGACAGCCAAAATCTGAGTCAGCGCGCGAGTCTGCGAAGCCGCCGGTCGGCGTCCGCGGCTATCGCGTCCGCAACGTCGCGAAGGCGGCCGAGCGCCGCCGCGAAATCCTGGTCGGCGCGGCACGCGCGTTTGCACACGCGAGCTTCGACGCCACCAACATGGATCAGATCGCGCACGAATGCGGCCTCGCCAAGGGCCACATCTACCACTACTTCCGCAGCAAAGAGGAGATCTTCACCGAGATCCGCGTCGACGCGGTCGGCCGCCTGCTCGATCAACTAAATGCGATCGTGCGCTCAGGCGAAACCGATCCCGCGGTGCTCCTGCGCAAAGCGACGGCGAGCATCGTTGGCAGAATCTACGAAGAACGCGATCGCTACGAGCCGCTGGTGCCGGATCCGGTGTCGCTAAGCGCCGCGAATCGCAAGCGCATCCGCTCCATCGGCCGGCGCTACGAACACATGTTCACGAACATCCTGCGCATGGGAATCGAAAAGGGAGTTTTCATCGCCGGCGACGCAAAGCTGATGAGCTTCGTGATCCTGCGCGGCGCCTTCACGGTTGCCAACTGGTACCGCGAAAACGGCAAATGGAAACCGCAGTGGATCGTCGAGGAGGTCACGGAGCAACTCGTGAGGAGCGTTCTGAAACAGCGCTAG
- a CDS encoding enoyl-CoA hydratase produces the protein MARKGKQANISSTFERIRYETPAPHIARVVLARSEQRNAQDRKMLYELDRAFRIAVTDNDIKVIVIAADGPHFSSGHDLNDRADLNDFDTVSLWGGFDEDGQAGMMNGEEEIYLGFCWRWRNLPKPTIVQVQGKVIAGGLMLVWPFDIVVASDDATFSDPVVAFGVNGHEFFTHAWELGARKAKEMLFTGAAFTAQECHQLGMVNVVVPRANLEAATLELAERIAKRPMVGLRLAKMAVNQSLDAQGQWTAVQSAFSLHHIGHANARAKYGFPVEPSGAELIRNDAKGRKAGG, from the coding sequence ATGGCGCGTAAAGGCAAACAGGCCAATATCAGCTCGACGTTCGAACGAATCCGCTACGAAACTCCGGCCCCGCATATCGCACGCGTCGTGCTGGCGCGATCCGAACAGCGCAACGCGCAGGATCGCAAGATGCTCTACGAACTCGACCGCGCGTTTCGAATCGCGGTCACCGACAACGACATTAAAGTCATCGTCATCGCGGCCGACGGTCCGCATTTTTCATCGGGACACGACCTCAACGATCGCGCCGACCTGAATGACTTCGACACTGTCAGCCTCTGGGGCGGATTCGACGAGGACGGCCAGGCCGGCATGATGAACGGCGAGGAGGAGATCTACCTCGGCTTCTGCTGGCGATGGCGCAACCTGCCCAAGCCGACAATCGTGCAGGTGCAGGGCAAGGTGATCGCCGGCGGACTGATGCTGGTGTGGCCGTTCGATATCGTGGTCGCGAGCGACGATGCGACCTTCTCGGACCCCGTGGTCGCGTTCGGCGTCAACGGTCATGAATTTTTCACCCATGCGTGGGAGCTCGGCGCGCGCAAGGCCAAGGAGATGCTCTTCACGGGCGCGGCCTTCACCGCCCAGGAATGCCATCAGCTCGGCATGGTCAACGTCGTGGTGCCGCGCGCCAACCTCGAAGCCGCCACGCTCGAGCTCGCGGAGCGCATCGCCAAGCGGCCGATGGTCGGGCTGCGCCTGGCGAAGATGGCCGTCAATCAGAGCCTCGACGCGCAGGGGCAGTGGACTGCTGTTCAGTCCGCCTTCTCGCTGCATCACATCGGACATGCCAACGCTCGCGCCAAGTATGGTTTTCCGGTCGAGCCCAGCGGCGCCGAGTTGATTCGCAACGACGCCAAGGGCCGCAAGGCCGGAGGCTGA
- a CDS encoding MaoC family dehydratase N-terminal domain-containing protein, with product MPLSSAIVGAASKPVATKIDSRWTMAYAAGLGDALPCYLDTTREAGVIAHPMFPVCFEWPLILNMRHEIGNVGLTTEEALRGVHATHDVVLHRPIRADEDLTSQLTVAGVERRKPGAFMVARIDTTDDSGIPVCTTWYGTLYRDVAVEGADFPAKIMPLPPPPLIAEGEPLDEAEIDIPAGMAHVYTECARIFNPIHTDAAVARAAGLPEIILHGTATLAVAVSRIVEFESTKHPERVARIAGRFGAMVSMPSILTVRVIARDSAPDGTSIFFEALNHQGKLAIRDGVVTFRA from the coding sequence ATGCCGCTGTCATCAGCGATTGTCGGCGCCGCCTCCAAGCCCGTCGCGACCAAAATCGATTCGCGATGGACGATGGCCTATGCCGCAGGACTCGGCGACGCCCTGCCGTGCTATCTCGACACCACGCGCGAGGCGGGCGTGATCGCGCATCCGATGTTCCCGGTCTGCTTCGAATGGCCGCTGATCCTCAACATGCGCCACGAGATCGGCAACGTCGGCCTGACGACTGAAGAGGCGCTGCGCGGCGTGCATGCGACGCACGATGTCGTGCTCCATCGCCCGATCCGCGCGGACGAGGATCTCACCTCGCAGCTCACCGTCGCGGGCGTCGAGCGTCGCAAGCCGGGCGCGTTCATGGTCGCGCGAATCGACACCACCGACGACAGCGGTATTCCCGTCTGCACCACCTGGTATGGCACGCTGTATCGCGATGTCGCGGTCGAAGGCGCGGACTTCCCGGCGAAGATCATGCCGCTTCCGCCGCCGCCGCTGATCGCCGAAGGTGAGCCGCTCGACGAAGCCGAGATCGACATCCCGGCCGGCATGGCTCACGTCTATACCGAGTGTGCGCGAATCTTCAATCCGATTCACACCGACGCGGCCGTCGCGCGCGCCGCGGGACTTCCTGAAATCATTCTCCACGGCACGGCGACGCTTGCGGTTGCCGTGTCGCGAATTGTCGAGTTCGAGTCGACGAAGCATCCGGAGCGAGTCGCGCGGATCGCGGGGCGCTTCGGCGCGATGGTCAGCATGCCGTCGATCCTCACCGTGCGCGTCATCGCGCGCGATTCCGCGCCCGACGGAACGTCGATCTTTTTCGAGGCGCTCAATCATCAAGGCAAGCTCGCGATCCGTGACGGAGTCGTCACCTTTCGCGCCTGA
- a CDS encoding SDR family oxidoreductase: protein MDRTYVVTGSASGIGAATAHYLREHGGRVIGADLHDADVIADLSNAEGRAKLVADVKRLSGGRIDGIVANAGGGRPETMLSLNFFGTVATLEGLRPLLESSPAPRAVMVSSIASLSPIDPRIVEACLAMDEAGANAIAREAFDSGKAVLDFYAIAKHALNTWCRRVAGTPQWAGAGIPINVVAPGLFDTPAARWVLDNPEQRAAMGQMIPMQGQYPARPERMASILAWCVGEENSVMTGQIIYVDGGFECVTRGERTW, encoded by the coding sequence ATGGATCGAACTTATGTCGTCACCGGCTCCGCGTCCGGCATCGGCGCGGCTACAGCGCACTATCTTCGCGAGCACGGCGGCCGCGTCATTGGGGCCGATCTTCACGATGCGGACGTGATTGCCGATCTCTCGAACGCCGAGGGCCGCGCAAAGCTGGTCGCAGATGTGAAGCGGCTCTCGGGCGGCAGGATCGACGGCATCGTCGCCAATGCCGGCGGCGGGCGCCCTGAAACAATGCTGTCGCTGAACTTCTTCGGCACGGTGGCGACGCTCGAAGGATTGCGCCCGCTGCTCGAGAGCAGTCCCGCGCCGCGCGCCGTGATGGTCTCCTCGATCGCTTCGCTGAGCCCCATCGATCCGCGAATCGTCGAAGCCTGTCTCGCCATGGATGAGGCTGGAGCGAACGCGATCGCGCGGGAGGCGTTCGACTCCGGAAAGGCCGTGCTCGATTTCTACGCGATCGCAAAGCATGCGCTGAATACGTGGTGCCGCAGAGTCGCCGGAACGCCGCAGTGGGCAGGCGCCGGGATTCCGATCAACGTCGTTGCGCCGGGACTCTTCGATACGCCCGCCGCCCGCTGGGTCCTCGACAATCCGGAGCAGCGCGCGGCGATGGGCCAGATGATACCGATGCAGGGTCAGTATCCCGCCCGTCCCGAGCGCATGGCCTCGATTCTCGCCTGGTGTGTGGGCGAGGAAAACTCCGTGATGACAGGGCAGATCATCTACGTCGATGGTGGCTTCGAATGCGTGACGCGCGGAGAGCGAACCTGGTGA
- a CDS encoding acyl-CoA dehydrogenase family protein codes for MDFALSPDQTLLQNTLRDFAMRELLPAYASRDADADLPASLIRKVGELGLLAPMVEAKHGGSGLDYVSLGMAHEEIARGDFNVAYVLLLSSLVGAIVARNGDDRQRAEILPAICRGDIVPALGVTEPGGGSDAAHVKLAARRDGDSYVLNGEKTSISFASGAAGALVMARTGTLEQAARGVSAFYVDLNAPGVSRTRFRDLGSRAIGRGSIFFDSVRVPAAMRVGAEGMGFIQVMQGFDFSRSLIGLMCIGAAEQSVEETCRYVDERQAFGGSLARFEGVSFPLAEAAVRLRAARHLCYEALWLKDRNEPHGWVSAGAKWLAPELAAQVLHQCLLLHGHLGFSLDLPHQQRMRDVIGLEIGDGTAQIMKSLVAREIIGKNARPY; via the coding sequence ATGGACTTCGCACTAAGCCCCGACCAGACGCTCCTTCAGAACACGCTACGTGACTTCGCGATGCGCGAGCTTCTGCCCGCATACGCCTCGCGCGATGCTGACGCCGATCTGCCGGCATCACTTATCCGCAAAGTCGGAGAGTTGGGACTGCTCGCGCCGATGGTCGAGGCGAAGCACGGCGGCTCCGGTCTTGACTACGTGTCACTGGGGATGGCGCACGAGGAGATCGCGCGCGGCGACTTCAATGTCGCGTACGTGCTGCTGCTCTCGTCGCTGGTGGGCGCGATCGTCGCGCGCAATGGCGACGATCGGCAGCGCGCCGAGATCCTGCCGGCGATCTGCCGCGGCGATATCGTGCCTGCCCTCGGTGTCACCGAACCGGGCGGCGGTTCCGATGCGGCCCACGTGAAGCTCGCGGCGCGGCGTGACGGCGATTCGTATGTGCTGAACGGTGAGAAGACCTCGATCTCCTTCGCGTCGGGTGCGGCAGGCGCGCTCGTGATGGCGCGGACCGGCACCCTCGAGCAGGCCGCGCGCGGAGTCAGCGCCTTCTACGTCGATCTCAACGCGCCGGGCGTCAGCCGCACGCGCTTTCGCGATCTCGGCTCGCGTGCCATCGGCCGCGGCTCGATCTTTTTCGACTCGGTGCGAGTGCCCGCAGCGATGCGAGTCGGCGCGGAGGGCATGGGCTTCATCCAGGTGATGCAGGGCTTCGATTTCAGCCGCTCCCTCATCGGCCTGATGTGTATCGGTGCGGCGGAGCAAAGCGTCGAGGAGACCTGCCGCTACGTCGATGAGCGCCAGGCGTTCGGCGGCAGCCTCGCCAGATTCGAGGGCGTCTCCTTCCCGCTCGCGGAAGCGGCGGTCCGCCTGCGCGCCGCGCGGCACCTCTGCTACGAGGCGCTATGGCTGAAGGATCGCAACGAGCCGCACGGCTGGGTATCGGCGGGCGCGAAGTGGCTCGCGCCGGAGCTGGCCGCCCAGGTCCTTCATCAGTGCCTGCTGCTCCACGGCCATCTCGGCTTCAGCCTTGACCTGCCGCATCAACAACGGATGCGCGACGTGATCGGCCTCGAAATCGGCGACGGCACCGCGCAAATCATGAAGTCGCTCGTAGCCCGCGAGATCATCGGCAAAAACGCCCGCCCGTACTGA
- a CDS encoding MFS transporter produces MDSNNRPPLTLSTNIFYGFGSVAFGVHQVALTSILMLYFNQVVGLPAAWVGMAMMVTMVFDAICDPLIGEWSDHAHSRWGRRHPFMYASALPAAVAFYFLFVPPIGWSQRYLFVFMVVMLVLVRLLLSLYEIPSTALGPELTYDYDQRTTLMGSRFFFGAVGGAVIAVLAFQVFLRKDATHPLGVLNRAGYEQFGLVSAIAIFVSIIVSCLGTHRFIDSVVHEPEEKSPWREKLREVTGTVTNRSFIALAVSGTIGAISMGVTQGLELYIANYYFELTPAQISYIVALMLPAALLGVVLSTPVSSRFGKKPSMIAVLFGSLFFGYTTLIAMRLIGILPANGTHALLTLLLVFRFFSLTLGLMGFIIATSMMADVVEDAAIATGHRSEGLLFAANGLIAKCVTGLGTFLSGLVLAWVSFPQHAIQGQVDPAVLRHLGMVFLPLVVAFGAVSIAVLMFYDIDRTTHERNVEQLKTKLDRNVASEDRARAVGF; encoded by the coding sequence ATGGATTCGAACAATCGTCCGCCGCTGACTCTTTCCACCAATATCTTCTACGGCTTCGGCTCTGTCGCCTTCGGCGTGCATCAGGTCGCGCTGACTTCGATCCTGATGCTGTACTTCAACCAGGTCGTCGGATTGCCGGCGGCGTGGGTCGGCATGGCCATGATGGTCACGATGGTGTTCGACGCGATTTGCGATCCGCTGATCGGCGAATGGTCCGATCACGCGCACTCGCGATGGGGCCGGCGCCATCCCTTCATGTACGCCTCCGCGCTGCCTGCGGCGGTCGCGTTTTATTTCCTGTTCGTTCCGCCGATCGGATGGTCGCAACGCTACCTCTTCGTCTTCATGGTGGTGATGCTCGTGCTGGTGCGCCTGTTGCTCAGCCTCTACGAGATTCCGAGCACAGCGCTCGGCCCCGAGCTCACCTATGACTACGACCAGCGCACCACGCTGATGGGCTCGCGATTCTTTTTCGGCGCGGTCGGCGGCGCCGTAATCGCGGTGCTCGCGTTCCAGGTCTTCCTGCGCAAGGACGCAACGCATCCGCTGGGCGTGCTGAATCGCGCGGGCTATGAGCAGTTCGGACTCGTTTCGGCGATAGCGATTTTCGTTTCGATCATCGTCTCGTGCCTTGGCACGCATCGCTTTATCGACAGCGTCGTTCACGAACCGGAGGAAAAGAGTCCATGGCGTGAGAAGCTGCGCGAGGTCACCGGCACGGTGACCAACCGCTCGTTCATCGCGCTTGCCGTGTCGGGGACAATCGGCGCGATTTCGATGGGAGTGACGCAGGGCCTCGAGCTCTATATCGCGAATTACTACTTTGAGCTCACGCCCGCGCAGATTTCATATATCGTCGCGCTCATGCTGCCCGCCGCCTTGCTCGGCGTCGTGCTCTCCACGCCGGTATCGAGCCGGTTCGGAAAGAAGCCCTCGATGATCGCGGTGTTATTCGGCTCGCTGTTCTTTGGCTATACGACTCTCATCGCGATGCGCCTGATCGGCATCCTGCCCGCGAACGGCACGCATGCGTTGCTCACGCTGCTGCTCGTCTTCCGCTTCTTCTCGCTGACACTCGGTCTCATGGGATTCATCATCGCGACTTCGATGATGGCGGACGTGGTCGAGGACGCCGCCATTGCGACGGGACACCGCTCGGAGGGGTTGCTGTTCGCCGCGAACGGCCTGATTGCGAAATGCGTCACTGGCCTCGGCACGTTCCTGTCCGGGCTCGTCCTGGCGTGGGTCAGTTTCCCGCAGCATGCGATTCAGGGGCAGGTCGATCCCGCCGTGCTTCGCCATCTCGGCATGGTGTTCCTACCGTTGGTAGTGGCCTTTGGCGCGGTCTCGATCGCGGTCTTGATGTTCTACGACATCGATCGCACAACGCACGAGCGAAACGTCGAGCAGCTCAAGACGAAGCTGGATCGGAACGTCGCGAGCGAAGATCGCGCGCGAGCGGTCGGATTCTAA
- a CDS encoding class II fructose-bisphosphate aldolase has product MKPLVDVLADARRRKVAVGHFNFSDLAGFNAIVDAAVELKLPVMVGVSEGEREFVGVYEAVELVKSAREQYGLDIYLNADHTHSLEHAEAAARAGFDEIIFDGSALPFDKNLVETKHAVEVLKTINPKILIEGEIGYIGSASAILDKKPDNMSALSTPEEARQFVAETKVDVLAPAVGNMHGMLASMVEGKAEKRLDLGRIAELGKATPAFMTLHGGSGTHDDDFRTAIKNGMSIVHVNTEIRIAWRRGIEAALKAKPNEVTPYKLLADAVAGIKQIVEARLKLFNFI; this is encoded by the coding sequence ATGAAGCCACTGGTCGATGTCCTTGCCGATGCGCGGCGGCGAAAGGTCGCCGTCGGGCATTTCAACTTCTCCGATCTCGCCGGGTTCAACGCGATCGTTGACGCGGCGGTCGAGCTCAAGCTGCCGGTGATGGTCGGAGTGTCGGAGGGCGAGCGCGAATTCGTCGGCGTCTATGAAGCCGTCGAGCTGGTTAAAAGCGCGCGCGAGCAATACGGCCTCGACATCTACCTCAACGCCGACCACACGCACTCGCTCGAGCATGCCGAGGCGGCGGCACGTGCTGGCTTCGACGAAATCATTTTCGATGGCTCGGCGCTGCCGTTCGACAAGAACCTCGTTGAGACCAAGCACGCGGTCGAGGTTCTCAAGACGATCAACCCCAAAATCCTGATCGAGGGCGAAATCGGCTACATCGGTTCCGCATCGGCGATTCTCGACAAGAAGCCGGACAACATGAGCGCGCTATCGACGCCCGAAGAGGCGCGGCAGTTCGTCGCCGAGACCAAGGTCGATGTGCTGGCGCCCGCGGTCGGCAACATGCACGGGATGCTCGCGAGCATGGTCGAAGGCAAGGCCGAGAAGCGGCTCGATCTCGGGCGCATCGCCGAGCTCGGCAAGGCCACGCCCGCCTTCATGACGCTGCACGGCGGCTCCGGCACTCACGACGACGACTTTCGCACCGCGATCAAAAACGGCATGTCGATCGTTCACGTCAACACCGAGATCCGCATCGCATGGCGCCGCGGCATCGAAGCGGCGCTCAAAGCCAAGCCCAACGAAGTGACGCCCTACAAGCTGCTCGCCGACGCCGTCGCCGGCATCAAACAAATCGTCGAGGCGCGGCTCAAGCTCTTCAACTTCATTTAG
- a CDS encoding S-(hydroxymethyl)glutathione dehydrogenase/class III alcohol dehydrogenase, whose amino-acid sequence MKVKAAVANKAGEPLEVTTVDLEGPRTGEVLVEIKATGVCHTDAFTLSGADPEGLFPCIMGHEGAGIVVEIGAGVTTLRRGDHVIPLYIPECRNCPSCLSGKTNLCTAIRETQGRGVMPDGTSRFSRNGKLIHHYMGTSTFSNFTVVPEIALAKVREDAPFDKICYIGCGVTTGIGAVLNTAKVQAGDRVVVFGLGGIGLNVIQGARLAGAAMIVGVDINAGRKPIAEKFGMTHFVNPKEVEGDLVPYLVNLTKGGADFSFECVGNVQLMRQALECCQRGWGTSVIIGVAGAGQEVATRPFQLVTGRTWKGTAFGGAKSRRDVPKIVEWYMDKRINIDDLITHTMPLEQINEAFDLMHAGKSIRSVVTF is encoded by the coding sequence GTGAAAGTCAAAGCCGCAGTCGCAAACAAGGCGGGTGAGCCGCTCGAAGTCACCACGGTCGATCTCGAAGGGCCGCGCACCGGCGAAGTCCTGGTCGAGATCAAAGCGACGGGAGTCTGTCATACCGATGCGTTCACGCTCTCGGGCGCCGATCCCGAGGGCCTCTTCCCCTGCATCATGGGGCACGAGGGCGCCGGCATCGTGGTGGAGATCGGCGCGGGCGTGACGACGCTGCGCCGCGGCGATCACGTGATTCCGCTCTACATCCCGGAATGCCGCAACTGCCCCTCGTGCCTGTCGGGCAAGACCAATCTCTGCACCGCGATTCGCGAGACCCAGGGCCGCGGCGTGATGCCCGATGGCACTAGCCGCTTCTCGCGCAACGGTAAATTGATTCATCACTACATGGGCACCTCGACGTTCTCGAACTTCACCGTCGTGCCCGAGATCGCGCTGGCCAAGGTTCGCGAGGACGCGCCCTTCGACAAGATCTGCTACATCGGATGCGGCGTCACCACAGGTATTGGCGCCGTGCTCAACACGGCGAAGGTCCAGGCCGGCGATCGGGTCGTGGTGTTCGGCCTCGGTGGAATCGGCCTCAACGTGATCCAGGGCGCGCGGCTCGCCGGCGCGGCGATGATCGTCGGCGTCGATATCAACGCCGGGCGCAAGCCGATCGCCGAGAAATTCGGCATGACACATTTTGTCAACCCGAAAGAGGTCGAGGGCGATCTCGTGCCGTACCTCGTCAACCTGACCAAGGGCGGCGCCGACTTCTCCTTCGAATGCGTTGGCAACGTGCAACTCATGCGCCAGGCGCTGGAATGCTGTCAACGCGGATGGGGCACGTCGGTTATAATCGGCGTCGCGGGCGCGGGTCAGGAAGTCGCGACGCGGCCGTTCCAGCTCGTCACCGGGCGCACCTGGAAGGGCACGGCCTTCGGTGGCGCCAAGAGCCGCCGCGACGTGCCGAAGATCGTCGAGTGGTACATGGACAAGCGCATCAATATCGACGACCTCATCACTCACACCATGCCGCTGGAACAAATCAACGAGGCGTTCGACCTGATGCACGCGGGCAAATCGATTCGGAGCGTGGTCACGTTCTAA